The proteins below are encoded in one region of Mycobacterium botniense:
- a CDS encoding electron transfer flavoprotein subunit beta/FixA family protein: MTNIVVLIKQVPDTWSERKLTEGDWTLDREAADAVLDEINERAVEEALQIREKEAADGIEGSVTVLTAGPERATEAIRKALSMGADKAVHLKDDRMHGSDVIQTAWALARALGTIEGTELVIAGNESTDGVGGAVPAIIAEYLGLPQLTHLRKLSVEGGKVIGERETDDGVFTLEASLPAVVSVNEKINEPRFPSFKGIMAAKKKEVTTLTLEDIGVEPDEVGLANAGSTVLSSTPKPPKTAGEKIPDEGDGGIKIAEYLVAQKLI; this comes from the coding sequence ATGACGAACATCGTGGTCCTGATCAAACAGGTCCCGGACACCTGGTCGGAGCGCAAGCTCACCGAGGGCGACTGGACGCTGGACCGTGAGGCCGCTGACGCTGTGCTGGACGAGATCAACGAGCGCGCCGTCGAAGAGGCGCTGCAGATCCGGGAGAAAGAGGCTGCTGACGGCATCGAGGGATCGGTGACCGTGCTGACCGCGGGTCCCGAGCGCGCCACCGAGGCGATCCGCAAGGCCCTGTCCATGGGCGCCGACAAGGCCGTCCACCTTAAAGACGACAGGATGCACGGTTCGGATGTCATCCAGACCGCGTGGGCGCTGGCGCGGGCGCTGGGCACTATTGAGGGCACTGAGCTGGTGATCGCCGGTAACGAATCCACCGACGGGGTCGGTGGGGCCGTGCCCGCCATCATCGCCGAGTATCTGGGCCTGCCGCAGCTCACCCATCTGCGCAAACTTTCGGTCGAGGGCGGCAAGGTTATCGGTGAGCGGGAGACCGACGACGGCGTTTTCACGCTGGAGGCCTCGCTGCCCGCTGTGGTGAGCGTGAACGAGAAGATCAACGAACCGCGGTTTCCGTCCTTCAAGGGCATCATGGCCGCCAAGAAGAAAGAGGTCACCACCCTGACCCTGGAGGATATCGGGGTGGAACCCGACGAAGTCGGACTCGCCAACGCTGGTTCGACGGTGCTCTCATCGACACCCAAGCCGCCCAAGACCGCAGGGGAGAAAATCCCCGATGAGGGTGACGGCGGAATCAAGATCGCCGAATACCTGGTTGCGCAGAAGCTGATCTAG
- a CDS encoding glycosyltransferase family 4 protein, whose product MKILIVSWEYPPVVVGGLGRHVHHLSTALAEAGHDVVVLSRRPANTDPSTHPSSDEISEGVRVIAAAHDPHEFTFGDDMMAWTLAMGHAMIRAGLALKTPGSGRSWRPDIVHAHDWLVAHPAIALAEFYDVPMVSTIHATEAGRHSGWVSGALSRQVHAIESWLVRESDSLITCSASMRDEITELFGPGLAEITIIRNGIDAARWPFAPRRPRTGPPELLYVGRLEYEKGVHDAIAALPRIRRAHPGTTLTIAGEGTQQSWLVEQARRHRVLKATRFVGRLDHEELLALLHRADAAVLPSHYEPFGLAALEAAAAGTPLVTSNIGGLGEAVINGQTGVSCPPRDVAQLARAVCSVLDDPAAAQRRARAARQRLTADFDWHTVAHETAQVYLAAKRRERQPLPRLPIVEHALPDR is encoded by the coding sequence ATGAAGATCCTCATCGTGTCGTGGGAGTACCCACCGGTAGTGGTCGGTGGGCTGGGGCGGCACGTGCATCACCTGTCGACCGCGCTGGCCGAGGCCGGTCATGACGTCGTCGTGCTGTCCCGTCGTCCGGCAAACACCGATCCCAGCACGCACCCCTCATCGGACGAGATCAGTGAGGGCGTGCGGGTGATCGCCGCCGCGCACGATCCCCACGAGTTCACCTTCGGCGACGACATGATGGCCTGGACACTGGCGATGGGCCACGCCATGATCCGCGCCGGACTTGCACTGAAAACACCGGGCTCGGGGCGCAGCTGGCGTCCCGACATCGTGCACGCCCACGACTGGCTGGTGGCCCACCCGGCCATAGCTCTTGCCGAATTTTACGACGTGCCAATGGTTTCCACGATTCACGCGACCGAAGCCGGCCGTCATTCCGGGTGGGTTTCCGGGGCTCTGAGCCGTCAAGTGCACGCCATCGAGTCCTGGCTGGTCCGCGAATCCGATTCGCTGATCACCTGTTCTGCATCGATGCGTGACGAGATCACCGAGTTGTTCGGCCCGGGGCTGGCTGAGATCACCATAATCCGCAACGGGATCGACGCGGCCCGTTGGCCGTTCGCGCCACGGCGCCCCCGCACCGGGCCGCCGGAACTGCTGTATGTCGGCCGGCTGGAATACGAGAAAGGCGTTCACGACGCTATCGCGGCGCTGCCGCGCATCAGGCGCGCGCATCCCGGTACCACCCTGACCATCGCCGGCGAAGGCACCCAGCAGAGCTGGCTTGTCGAGCAAGCCCGCAGACACCGTGTGCTCAAGGCGACGCGGTTCGTCGGGCGGCTCGACCACGAGGAGCTATTAGCGTTGCTCCATCGCGCCGACGCGGCGGTGCTGCCCAGCCACTACGAGCCCTTCGGCCTTGCCGCCCTGGAAGCCGCCGCGGCCGGTACTCCGCTGGTGACATCGAATATCGGCGGCCTGGGCGAGGCGGTGATCAACGGACAGACCGGGGTGTCCTGCCCGCCCCGCGACGTGGCACAGCTGGCCAGGGCCGTCTGCAGCGTGCTCGACGATCCCGCCGCCGCCCAGCGCCGCGCCCGAGCCGCCCGGCAACGGCTCACCGCCGACTTTGATTGGCACACCGTGGCTCACGAGACCGCGCAGGTCTACCTCGCCGCCAAACGCCGCGAACGCCAACCATTGCCGCGGTTACCCATCGTGGAGCACGCACTGCCCGACCGGTAG
- a CDS encoding sensor domain-containing protein, with product MSAIAAAVRPLGLCCAALLVAACVRVVGGAPLAAVGGESPRAVPGVDVDKILLDQSRMRAITGAGEDLTIIPSMDGKYPVDLDDLAQTAPPQCRFIYSETLTFGSDIAEFHKTTFQDPPDSALISEAAAAYRDAGTARRAFTALVAAVEHCASSSASWPFVGVWSADDASLRIRPGGCGRDYRVKAAVLLEVTFCGFPESVSDIVMTNIAANVRTR from the coding sequence ATGTCGGCGATAGCGGCAGCGGTGCGGCCGCTGGGGCTGTGTTGCGCGGCCTTGCTGGTCGCGGCATGTGTCCGGGTAGTGGGCGGTGCGCCGCTCGCGGCGGTCGGCGGTGAGTCCCCGCGCGCAGTGCCCGGGGTCGATGTCGACAAGATCCTGCTCGACCAATCGCGGATGCGTGCGATCACCGGCGCCGGCGAGGACTTGACGATCATTCCCTCGATGGACGGCAAGTACCCGGTGGACCTGGACGACCTCGCGCAGACCGCGCCGCCGCAATGCCGTTTCATCTATTCGGAGACACTGACATTCGGCTCCGATATCGCCGAATTCCACAAGACCACGTTTCAGGATCCGCCCGATAGCGCTCTGATCTCTGAGGCGGCCGCGGCCTACCGTGACGCCGGCACCGCGCGCCGCGCGTTCACCGCACTGGTGGCAGCCGTCGAACACTGCGCGAGCAGTTCGGCCAGCTGGCCATTTGTCGGTGTGTGGAGCGCTGATGACGCGTCGCTGCGCATCCGGCCCGGCGGCTGTGGCCGCGATTACCGGGTCAAAGCGGCGGTCTTGTTGGAAGTCACATTCTGCGGCTTTCCAGAATCGGTGTCCGACATCGTGATGACAAACATCGCGGCCAACGTGCGGACCCGGTAG
- a CDS encoding methionine synthase: MSVFATASGTGSWPGDSPRQAAEVVVGELAGALAHIVELPARGVGADTIGRAGALLIDVAIDTVPRGYRVVARPGAVTRRAVSFLDQDVDALEEAWELAGLRGSGHTVKVQAPGPITLAAELELANGHRAITDPGALRDLAASLAEGVAAHQAAVSRRLGTPVVVQFDESSLAAAVAGRLTGVTALTPVAPLDETLAGSLLDACVAAAGTEVALHAGTPDLPWNLLQRSTIGAVSVPAAGLRSADLDGIAEFVESGRTVVLGVVPATAPARRLSVEEIAAAVVAVIDRLGFARSALTDRIGVTPVCGLANATPEWARTAIGLARKAAEAFAADPDAI; the protein is encoded by the coding sequence GTGAGTGTTTTCGCAACGGCCAGCGGTACTGGATCCTGGCCCGGCGACTCCCCGCGCCAGGCTGCCGAGGTCGTTGTCGGTGAGCTGGCCGGCGCCCTTGCCCACATTGTCGAGCTCCCCGCCCGGGGAGTGGGTGCCGACACGATCGGGCGCGCCGGCGCGCTGCTGATCGATGTCGCCATCGACACGGTGCCGCGCGGCTATCGTGTTGTGGCCCGGCCGGGCGCGGTGACCCGCAGGGCGGTCAGCTTTCTCGACCAGGACGTCGACGCCCTGGAGGAGGCGTGGGAGCTGGCGGGCCTGCGGGGCAGCGGGCACACCGTCAAGGTGCAGGCGCCCGGCCCGATCACCCTGGCCGCTGAGCTGGAGCTGGCCAACGGGCACCGGGCGATCACCGATCCGGGCGCCCTACGCGACCTCGCGGCATCGCTGGCCGAAGGGGTGGCCGCCCACCAAGCGGCGGTCTCGCGGCGGCTTGGCACGCCGGTGGTGGTGCAGTTCGACGAATCGTCGCTGGCGGCGGCCGTGGCCGGCCGGCTGACCGGGGTGACCGCCCTGACCCCGGTCGCCCCCCTCGACGAGACATTGGCGGGGTCGCTGCTCGATGCCTGTGTCGCTGCGGCAGGCACCGAGGTGGCGCTGCATGCCGGCACACCCGATCTGCCGTGGAACCTGCTGCAACGCAGCACAATCGGTGCGGTTTCGGTGCCCGCCGCCGGGCTGCGGAGCGCGGATCTGGACGGTATCGCCGAATTTGTGGAGTCCGGGCGCACCGTGGTGCTGGGGGTCGTCCCTGCGACCGCACCGGCGCGGCGCCTGTCGGTAGAAGAGATCGCCGCCGCGGTGGTCGCGGTGATCGACCGGCTGGGTTTCGCCCGCTCAGCGCTGACCGACCGCATCGGCGTCACCCCGGTGTGCGGTCTGGCGAACGCGACGCCGGAGTGGGCGCGCACCGCGATCGGGCTGGCCCGCAAGGCTGCCGAGGCGTTCGCGGCGGACCCCGACGCCATCTGA
- a CDS encoding class I SAM-dependent methyltransferase translates to MNAFVPDTFHPGPAGPPAEPVLALTGERTIPGLDVENYWFRRHQVVYQQLVPHCAGRDVLEAGCGEGYGADLIAGVARRVIGLDYDAATVAHVRARYPRVAVVRANLAELPLADASVDAVVSFQVIEHLWDQARFVRECARVLRPSGVLMVSTPNRITFSPGRDTPVNPFHTRELDAAELRQLIAGAGFSAIRLSGVFHGPRLRDMDRRHGGSLIDAQIARAVADAPWPAALLNDVAAVTAGDFDIVEAGRDDVHHIDDSLDLIAIAVRP, encoded by the coding sequence ATGAACGCATTCGTCCCCGACACGTTCCACCCCGGACCCGCCGGGCCGCCAGCCGAGCCGGTGCTGGCGCTGACGGGCGAGCGCACCATCCCCGGGCTGGACGTCGAGAATTACTGGTTCCGCCGCCATCAAGTGGTCTACCAGCAGCTGGTGCCGCACTGCGCGGGTCGCGATGTGCTCGAGGCCGGCTGCGGCGAGGGCTACGGCGCCGATCTGATCGCCGGCGTGGCACGCCGTGTCATCGGGCTGGACTACGACGCGGCGACAGTGGCCCATGTCCGGGCCCGCTATCCGCGGGTGGCGGTGGTGCGGGCAAATCTGGCTGAGCTGCCGCTGGCCGACGCCTCGGTCGACGCCGTGGTCAGCTTCCAAGTCATTGAGCACCTGTGGGATCAGGCCCGGTTTGTTCGCGAGTGCGCCCGGGTGCTGCGTCCGTCGGGGGTGCTGATGGTGTCCACCCCGAACCGGATCACGTTCTCGCCGGGCCGAGACACCCCGGTCAACCCTTTTCACACCCGTGAACTCGATGCCGCTGAGCTTCGGCAATTGATTGCCGGCGCAGGGTTTTCGGCGATCCGGCTCAGCGGCGTATTTCACGGGCCGCGACTTCGGGACATGGATCGGCGCCACGGCGGCTCCCTCATCGACGCACAGATCGCGCGGGCTGTGGCCGATGCCCCCTGGCCGGCTGCGCTGTTGAACGATGTCGCCGCGGTCACCGCCGGCGATTTCGACATCGTCGAGGCTGGCCGAGACGACGTGCACCACATCGATGACAGCCTCGACCTGATCGCGATCGCGGTGCGCCCGTGA
- a CDS encoding cysteine desulfurase family protein — MVYLDHAATTPMYPAAIEAMTAVLGIVGNASSLHTAGRAARRRLEESRELIAAKLGARPSEVIFTAGGTESDNVAVKGLYWARRDACPRHRRIVTSEVEHHAVLDSVNWLVEHEGAEVSWLPTGRDGSVSAAALREVLQRHDDVALVSVMWANNEVGTIMPITELAAIAAEFDVPMHSDAVQAVGQLPVDFAASGLCAMSVAAHKFGGPPGVGALLLRRDVACVPLSHGGGQERDIRSGTADVAGAVGMAAATQIAVDEVETNAVRLRGLRDRLIDGVLTGIPGAHLNGSSGLARLPGNAHFSFDGCEGDSLLMLLDANGIECSTGSACTAGIAQPSHVLIAMGMHPASARGSLRLSLGHTSTGADVDAVLRVLPGVVARARRAALATAGVPG, encoded by the coding sequence ATGGTGTACCTGGATCATGCCGCCACCACCCCGATGTATCCCGCCGCCATCGAGGCTATGACGGCTGTGCTCGGCATCGTGGGCAATGCCTCCTCGCTGCACACCGCGGGGCGCGCGGCGCGGCGCCGGCTGGAGGAATCCCGCGAGTTGATCGCCGCCAAGCTCGGTGCCCGCCCGTCCGAGGTGATCTTCACCGCGGGCGGCACGGAAAGCGACAACGTCGCGGTCAAGGGCCTCTACTGGGCGCGGCGTGACGCCTGCCCGCGCCACCGTCGCATCGTCACCAGCGAGGTGGAGCATCACGCTGTGCTGGACTCGGTGAACTGGCTGGTCGAACACGAAGGCGCCGAAGTGAGCTGGCTGCCCACGGGACGTGACGGTTCGGTGTCTGCGGCCGCACTGCGGGAGGTGCTGCAGCGGCACGACGATGTCGCGCTGGTGTCGGTGATGTGGGCCAACAACGAGGTGGGCACTATCATGCCGATCACCGAACTGGCGGCCATCGCTGCTGAATTCGACGTTCCGATGCACAGCGATGCGGTTCAGGCGGTAGGTCAGCTGCCCGTCGATTTTGCTGCCAGCGGGCTGTGCGCGATGAGCGTGGCGGCGCACAAATTCGGCGGCCCGCCCGGCGTCGGCGCGCTGCTGCTCCGCCGAGACGTGGCCTGCGTCCCGCTGTCCCACGGCGGTGGTCAGGAGCGTGACATCCGTTCCGGCACAGCCGATGTCGCAGGTGCGGTCGGAATGGCTGCGGCGACACAGATCGCTGTGGACGAGGTGGAGACGAACGCGGTACGGCTTCGCGGTTTGCGCGACCGGCTTATCGACGGTGTGCTGACCGGGATCCCCGGCGCTCACCTGAACGGGTCGTCGGGCCTGGCGCGGCTACCGGGTAACGCGCATTTCTCCTTCGACGGGTGCGAAGGAGACTCATTGTTGATGTTGTTGGACGCCAACGGAATCGAGTGCTCGACGGGCTCCGCCTGCACCGCCGGGATCGCGCAGCCGTCACACGTGCTGATTGCGATGGGGATGCACCCGGCCAGTGCGCGGGGATCGTTGCGACTTTCGTTGGGGCATACCAGTACCGGCGCTGATGTCGACGCGGTATTGCGGGTCCTGCCCGGTGTGGTGGCGCGCGCTCGGCGCGCTGCTCTGGCCACTGCGGGGGTGCCCGGGTGA
- a CDS encoding 1,4-alpha-glucan branching protein domain-containing protein, producing the protein MTGGDEVPGLFTLVLHTHLPWLAHHGRWPVGEEWLYQSWSAAYLPLLRVLFGLADEGRTGVLTLGVTPVVAAQLDDPYCLDGMYRWLGNWRLRAAEAASLPAGVKSDPLTACSPEALRAFGIRECAEADQALDDFATRWRHGASPLLRDLIDAGTVELLGGPLAHPFQPLLAPRLREFALREGLADTWLRVGRTPAGIWAPECAYAPGLEHDYASAGVSHFLVDGPSLHGDTTLGRPVGDTNVVAFGRDLKVSYRVWSPKSGYPGHAAYRDFHTYDHRTGLKPARVTGRAVPPDRKAPYDPERADRMVDVHVADFVEVVRSRLCAESERIGRPAHVIAAFDTELFGHWWYEGPVWLQRVLRALPAAGVRVGTLSDALAGGYVGAAVELPASSWGSGKDWRVWTGEKVADLVQLNAEVVDTALTTVDKALTQTASVIGPLPRDRIADQILRETLLTVSSDWPFMVSKDSAADYARYRAYLHAHATREIADALASGRRQTAQRLADGWNRADGLFGALDARRLPR; encoded by the coding sequence GTGACCGGCGGCGACGAAGTGCCGGGCCTGTTCACCCTGGTGCTGCACACGCATCTGCCGTGGCTGGCGCACCACGGCCGTTGGCCCGTCGGCGAAGAATGGCTCTACCAGTCGTGGTCGGCGGCCTATCTTCCGCTGCTGCGGGTGTTATTCGGCCTCGCCGACGAGGGCCGCACCGGAGTGCTGACGCTCGGCGTGACGCCGGTGGTCGCCGCCCAGCTTGATGACCCCTACTGCCTCGACGGGATGTACCGCTGGCTGGGCAACTGGCGGCTACGTGCAGCCGAAGCCGCCAGCCTGCCGGCCGGCGTGAAGTCGGATCCGCTGACCGCATGTTCACCGGAAGCTCTGCGGGCGTTCGGGATTCGTGAATGTGCTGAGGCTGATCAGGCGCTCGACGACTTCGCCACCCGCTGGCGGCACGGGGCCAGCCCGCTGCTGCGTGACCTGATCGATGCAGGCACCGTGGAGTTGCTGGGCGGGCCGCTCGCCCACCCGTTTCAGCCGCTGCTGGCGCCGCGGCTGCGCGAGTTCGCGCTGCGCGAGGGCCTGGCCGACACCTGGTTGCGGGTGGGCCGCACGCCGGCGGGGATCTGGGCGCCTGAATGCGCATACGCTCCGGGTTTAGAACACGACTATGCCAGCGCCGGTGTCAGCCACTTCCTCGTCGACGGCCCCTCGCTGCACGGCGACACCACCCTCGGGCGGCCGGTCGGTGACACCAATGTGGTGGCGTTCGGCCGCGACCTAAAGGTCAGCTACCGGGTGTGGTCCCCGAAATCTGGGTATCCGGGACACGCCGCCTACCGCGACTTTCACACCTATGACCACCGCACGGGCCTCAAGCCGGCCCGGGTCACCGGCCGCGCCGTTCCGCCGGACCGCAAGGCCCCCTACGACCCCGAGCGCGCCGACCGGATGGTCGACGTGCACGTCGCCGACTTCGTCGAGGTGGTGCGGAGCCGGCTGTGCGCCGAATCTGAGCGCATCGGGCGACCCGCTCACGTCATCGCCGCCTTCGACACCGAGTTGTTCGGCCACTGGTGGTACGAAGGTCCGGTGTGGCTGCAACGGGTTTTGCGGGCGCTGCCGGCCGCCGGGGTGCGGGTCGGCACCCTCAGCGACGCGCTCGCCGGCGGGTATGTCGGTGCTGCAGTCGAATTACCCGCCAGCTCATGGGGATCGGGCAAAGACTGGCGCGTCTGGACCGGAGAGAAGGTGGCCGACCTGGTGCAGCTCAATGCCGAAGTGGTCGACACCGCGCTGACCACTGTCGACAAGGCCCTCACCCAGACCGCGTCCGTGATCGGCCCGCTGCCCCGGGACCGGATCGCCGACCAGATTCTGCGGGAGACCCTGCTGACAGTGTCCAGCGACTGGCCCTTCATGGTGAGCAAGGACTCCGCCGCCGACTATGCCCGCTACCGGGCTTACCTGCATGCGCATGCCACCCGGGAGATCGCCGACGCGCTGGCTTCGGGCCGGCGCCAGACAGCCCAGCGGCTGGCCGACGGGTGGAACCGGGCCGACGGGCTGTTCGGGGCGCTGGATGCCCGCAGGCTGCCACGATGA
- the mnmA gene encoding tRNA 2-thiouridine(34) synthase MnmA, whose amino-acid sequence MRILAAMSGGVDSSVAAARMVDAGHDVVGVHLALSSTPATLRAGSRGCCSKEDAADARRVADVLGIPFYVWDFAEKFTQDVIEDFVSSYARGETPNPCVRCNQRIKFSALAAKAVALGFDAVATGHYARLCGGRLRRAVDRDKDQSYVLAVLSADQLRHAAFPIGDTPKAQIRAEAAGRGLAVADKPDSHDICFIPSGNTRAFLGERIGVRRGTVVDATGTVLAEHDGVHNFTIGQRKGLGIGGPGPDGRPRYVTAIDADTGTVRVGDVADLEVWGLRGRAPVFPAGTVPAGPLECVVQVRAHGETVGAVAELVGGELVVRLCAPLRGVARGQTLVLYRPDPDGDEVIGSATIAATSAAR is encoded by the coding sequence GTGAGAATTCTCGCCGCGATGAGCGGCGGTGTCGACTCGTCGGTGGCCGCGGCACGCATGGTCGACGCCGGACACGACGTCGTCGGGGTGCACCTCGCGCTGTCGAGCACCCCCGCCACACTGCGCGCCGGTTCGCGAGGCTGCTGCTCGAAGGAAGACGCTGCCGACGCGCGCCGTGTCGCGGATGTGCTTGGAATACCTTTCTACGTCTGGGACTTCGCAGAGAAGTTCACCCAAGACGTGATCGAGGACTTCGTATCGTCATATGCGCGGGGGGAAACCCCGAACCCCTGTGTGCGGTGCAACCAGCGGATCAAGTTCTCGGCGTTGGCGGCGAAAGCTGTTGCGTTGGGCTTCGACGCGGTGGCTACCGGCCACTATGCACGGCTGTGTGGTGGGCGGTTGCGCCGGGCGGTAGACCGCGACAAGGACCAGTCCTACGTGTTGGCTGTGCTGAGCGCAGACCAGTTGCGCCACGCGGCGTTTCCGATCGGTGACACACCCAAGGCGCAGATCCGCGCCGAGGCGGCCGGCCGCGGTCTGGCGGTCGCCGACAAGCCGGACAGCCACGATATCTGTTTCATCCCGTCCGGGAACACCCGCGCCTTTCTGGGTGAGCGCATCGGGGTACGGCGCGGCACGGTAGTCGATGCAACCGGCACGGTGCTGGCCGAGCACGACGGGGTGCACAACTTCACGATCGGCCAGCGCAAGGGACTGGGTATCGGCGGGCCCGGGCCGGACGGTCGCCCACGCTATGTGACGGCCATCGACGCCGACACCGGCACGGTCCGCGTCGGTGATGTGGCTGATCTGGAGGTATGGGGGCTGCGGGGACGCGCGCCGGTCTTCCCCGCGGGAACCGTGCCCGCAGGACCGCTCGAGTGTGTGGTTCAAGTGCGCGCGCACGGCGAAACCGTCGGCGCGGTAGCCGAATTGGTGGGCGGGGAGCTGGTTGTGCGGTTGTGTGCGCCGCTGCGCGGCGTGGCGCGCGGCCAGACACTGGTGCTCTACCGCCCCGATCCCGACGGTGACGAAGTCATCGGCAGCGCCACCATCGCCGCCACCTCCGCCGCGCGCTGA
- a CDS encoding TIGR01777 family oxidoreductase, which yields MSLLYSSVIEAAPETVFAWHTRPGAFARLSPPWQPIRLVSEASSLRNGRAELALPGGLRWVAQHQADGYPPPHRFVDTVGAAGPASLPARIVMRWRHTHEFQAAGEGRTRVIDRVQTPLPAALLRAMFAYRHRQLADDLAAHEQAARHGLRPSTVAVTGSSGLIGSALTAFLSTGGHRVLRLVRRSAGGANERQWNPDEPDPGLLAGVDAVIHLAGASIAGRFTDTHRRAIRDSRIGPTRRLAELLARIPDGPRVLISASAIGYYGADRGDEVLTEQSDPGAGFLAGVVAEWEQATALAAQAGVRVVLVRTGIVQSPRGGTLRLLRPLFSAGLGGRIGTGRQWLSWIGIDDLLDIYHRGLWDTALSGPVNAVCPVPVRNSDYARTLAHILHRPALLPVPVLGAQLLLGTQGARELACASQRVIPARLQHAGHRFRRPELEPALRHLLGRAAA from the coding sequence ATGAGCCTGCTCTATTCCAGCGTGATCGAGGCCGCGCCTGAGACGGTCTTCGCCTGGCACACCCGCCCGGGCGCGTTCGCGCGGCTATCGCCGCCCTGGCAGCCGATACGGCTGGTCAGCGAAGCATCCTCGCTCCGCAATGGACGAGCCGAGCTTGCGCTGCCCGGCGGGCTTCGCTGGGTGGCCCAGCACCAGGCCGACGGCTACCCTCCACCACACCGTTTCGTCGATACGGTCGGCGCGGCCGGGCCGGCGTCGCTGCCGGCGCGGATAGTGATGCGATGGCGCCATACCCACGAATTCCAAGCAGCCGGCGAAGGGCGCACCCGGGTGATCGACCGGGTGCAAACCCCGCTACCCGCGGCGCTGTTGCGAGCGATGTTCGCCTATCGGCACCGCCAGCTCGCCGATGATCTGGCAGCACACGAGCAGGCGGCGCGCCACGGGCTGCGGCCGTCCACCGTGGCGGTCACCGGGTCGTCGGGCCTGATCGGCTCGGCGTTGACCGCCTTTCTCAGCACCGGCGGGCATCGGGTGCTGCGGCTGGTGCGCAGGAGCGCGGGCGGCGCGAACGAGCGACAGTGGAACCCGGACGAACCCGATCCGGGCCTACTGGCCGGCGTCGACGCGGTGATCCACTTGGCGGGCGCCTCGATCGCGGGGCGGTTCACCGACACGCATCGACGCGCTATCCGCGACAGTCGAATCGGCCCGACGCGCCGGTTAGCCGAACTCCTCGCCCGGATACCCGACGGGCCGCGTGTGCTGATCTCCGCCTCGGCCATCGGCTACTACGGCGCCGATCGCGGCGACGAAGTCCTGACCGAGCAGAGCGATCCGGGTGCCGGGTTCCTGGCCGGGGTGGTGGCCGAGTGGGAGCAGGCCACAGCGCTGGCCGCGCAGGCCGGTGTGCGGGTCGTGCTGGTGCGCACCGGTATTGTGCAATCTCCCCGCGGCGGCACACTTCGCCTGCTCCGCCCACTGTTCAGCGCCGGACTCGGCGGGCGGATCGGCACTGGCCGGCAGTGGCTGTCTTGGATCGGTATCGACGACCTGCTCGACATCTATCACCGGGGGCTCTGGGACACCGCCCTGTCCGGGCCGGTGAACGCGGTTTGCCCGGTTCCGGTGCGCAATAGCGACTACGCCCGCACACTTGCCCACATCCTGCACCGGCCAGCGCTGTTGCCGGTGCCGGTGCTGGGGGCGCAGCTGCTGCTCGGCACACAGGGCGCCCGCGAACTCGCGTGCGCGAGCCAACGCGTGATCCCTGCCCGGCTCCAACACGCCGGTCACCGGTTCCGCCGGCCCGAACTCGAGCCGGCCCTGCGTCATCTCCTCGGCCGCGCCGCGGCATGA
- a CDS encoding electron transfer flavoprotein subunit alpha/FixB family protein, with amino-acid sequence MAEVLVLAEHAEGALKKVTAELLTAARRLGEPAAVVVGPPGTAAPLIEGLKAAGAEKIYIAESEIVENYLITPVVDVLAALAESSAPAAVLLAATATDKEIAGRLAARIGSGLLVDVVDVKEDGKVLHSIFGGAYTVEAQANGDTPVITVRAGSVEAQPVEGKGEQVTVEVPAPAENVTKITARQPAVAGERPDLTEAAIVVSGGRGVGSAENFRVVEELADSLGAAVGASRAAVDSGYYPGQFQVGQTGKTVSPQLYIALGISGAIQHRAGMQTSKTIVAVNKDEEAPIFEIADFGVVGDLFKVAPQLTEAIKARKG; translated from the coding sequence ATGGCTGAAGTACTGGTGCTCGCTGAGCACGCTGAAGGGGCGCTGAAGAAGGTCACCGCCGAGTTGCTCACCGCCGCCCGCAGGCTGGGCGAGCCGGCCGCTGTCGTGGTCGGGCCCCCGGGAACGGCTGCGCCGTTGATTGAGGGCCTGAAGGCGGCCGGGGCCGAGAAGATCTACATTGCCGAGTCCGAGATCGTCGAGAACTATCTGATCACCCCGGTCGTCGACGTGTTGGCGGCGCTGGCCGAATCGTCTGCCCCCGCGGCCGTACTGCTGGCCGCTACCGCCACCGACAAGGAGATCGCGGGTCGGCTGGCCGCCCGGATCGGGTCGGGGCTGCTGGTTGACGTGGTCGACGTTAAAGAGGACGGCAAAGTGCTGCACTCCATCTTCGGTGGCGCCTACACGGTGGAGGCCCAGGCCAACGGCGATACCCCGGTGATCACCGTGCGGGCCGGGTCCGTCGAGGCACAGCCGGTTGAGGGCAAGGGGGAGCAGGTCACTGTCGAGGTGCCCGCGCCGGCCGAGAACGTCACCAAGATCACCGCGCGCCAGCCGGCGGTCGCCGGGGAGCGGCCAGACCTGACCGAGGCGGCGATCGTGGTGTCCGGTGGCCGCGGTGTGGGTAGTGCGGAGAACTTCCGTGTGGTGGAGGAGCTGGCCGACTCGCTCGGCGCTGCGGTCGGCGCGTCGCGCGCAGCGGTGGACTCCGGCTACTACCCGGGCCAGTTCCAGGTGGGCCAGACCGGTAAGACGGTGTCGCCGCAGCTGTATATCGCGCTCGGGATCTCCGGGGCGATCCAGCACCGGGCGGGCATGCAGACCTCCAAGACGATCGTGGCGGTCAACAAGGACGAGGAGGCGCCGATCTTCGAGATCGCCGATTTCGGTGTGGTCGGCGACCTGTTCAAGGTCGCCCCGCAGCTGACCGAGGCGATCAAGGCGCGCAAGGGCTGA